GCTCGAAGCACTCGTAGGGGGTCGTGCCGAGCTTCGTCGCGACCGCGCGGGCCTGGTCCGGGTTCGCGTCGACCACGCCGACCAGGTTCACGTCCGGCAGGTTCGCCAGGATGCGGGCGTGGTGCTGGCCCAGGTGTCCGACCCCAATCACCGCCATCCGCAAACGGTCCATATCAGCCCCAATTGTTGCACGTCGAAGGTCGTCGTCGGGTCGGGCGTCGCAAGTCGTAAGGTCGAACGTCACAAGGTCGTAAATCAGGCGGCCCGGCTCGCGGGCTTTACGACTTTACGACCTGCGACTTTACGACTTTTGGACTCGGCTTCGGCGCCGGCCCCGACCGCGCAGGCCAGTTGCCGCGCGAGTTCCACGTTCAGTGAGTGCCCCGAGCGGTACGCGACCAGGTGGCCCGCGAGGTCGAACCCGCACAGCGCGAGGTCGCCGATCAGGTCCAGGATCTTGTGCCGGGCCGGTTCGTCCGCGAACCGGACCGCGTTCTCGATCGGCCCGCGGGGGCCGAACACGAGCAGGTCCGCGCCGGTCAGGTGCCGGCCCACGCCCTGGGCCCGGAGCCCGTGCGCCTCGGCCTCGGTGAGGAACGTCCGGCACGCCGCGAGGTCGCGGGCGAACGTTTCCGGGGTGACCGCGAGCGTGTGCGTCTGCGGCACGATCGTGGTGCCGGGGCCGTAGTCCAGGCGGTAGCTGATGCGCAGCTCGGGGCCGTCGGCCGGGTGCAGCCCGAGCGTCGCGCCCGGGGTGCGGACGACGACCGGCTTGGTGACGCCGTAAATGGCCCGGCGGGTGCGCTGGGTCACGATCCCGGCGCCGGTCAGCGCGGCCACGAAGCCCGCGGCCGATCCGTCGAGGCCCGGGGGCTCCGCGCCGTCGAGTTCCACCACGCAGTTGTCGACCCGGAGGCCGGAGAGCGCGGCGAGCACGTGTTCGACGAGCGTGATGCTGGTGTGCTGGGGGCCGAGGGTGGTCCGGCGCTGCGTCCCGCTCACGCGGGCGGCGCGGGCGGGCACCGTGGGCACGTCCGGCAGGTCGGTGCGCCGGAACACGAGCCCCGTGTCCGGGGCCGCGGGCAGGAACCGCAGGCGCACCCGCGCCCCGGTGATAAAGCCCACGCCCCCGACCGAGACCGGCGCGGCGAGTGTTCGTTGGTGTCGGTAGCCGATGACGCGCACGATGTCCGCCTTCCCTGGCGTAACCGTTCCGAATCGAATCGAGTCGAGCTGTTCGTACTCATTTTCGGGCCGGCCGTAGCACCCAGTATCGGTGCCCCGACCGGCCCAAGTTTAACACCTTACCCGAATCGCGCACCCGGGCCGGACCGAGTCTTCCGAAGTTACCGGGTCGGGCGCAGGTCCCACACTGTACCGCGCCCGCGGTTCGGGGTTAACACCAGATCGGTTCCGCGCGATTACGGCTTGCCCGGGACGGGCAGCGCGCCCGAACCGGCCGGGGCGCCGCCGACCGGGGGCGGGCCGCCGGTGGAGGGGGCGGAAGCGGCCGGGTCGGTGACCAGCTTGCTGACGTCCACGGGCTTGCCCTGGGCGTCGGTCGGCTGGTACCAGACGTTGAGGGTCTTCACCACCACGCCGGTGATGTCCGCGTGCGGGGCCACGTAGAACGGTTGGGCCGCGGGCGGCTTCAACTTGAGTTCCTTGATGTACGGGCTGTTCAGCTCCTCGCTCGACACCGCGTCCGGGTACGCGAACACGATGTGGTAGCCGTTCATCTCGGCGGTCTTGTCCACCACGGTCTTGATCTTGTCGTACAGCTCCGAAATGATCTTGCTCGCCTCGTCGTTGAGCGTCTTGTTGATCTTCCGGTCCTCGTCCTCGATGGCCCGCTGCAGGGCGAGCATGCGCTGCGCCTTGGCTTCTTTTTCCGGGTGGTTCGGGTTGGCCGTGAGGTCCTTCTGGTGCCCGAGGTACTCGCCCCGCAGGTTGAGCAGGTACTTGGACAGTTCGCCCTTCTTCTGGTTCAGCAGGTGAACCTGGTACTTCGCCTGGCCGAAGTCGCGCATGACGCCGGCCATGTTGAAGACCGCGATCGTCGGGCGCGTGGCCGGCGCGGCCGGTGCGCCGCCGGGCGCGGGCGCGCCGCCGGCCGGGGGTTGGGCGTGCGACGCGCTGGTGAGGTACACCACGCCCGCGATGCCGAGGGCCGCCGACAGGAACATGAACGTGCGATTCACTCCTCAGTCCTCCTCTTTGTCCGCTACCGGTTGTGCGGGGGTTCCGGTCCCCGCGGCTGTACCACACCGGCCGTCTTGCGAGCGCTGTAAGCGGTAAAGCCGGGCGAATCCTCGCCTTCGGCGCTCCCACTCACATTCCCCTCAGGTGCCGTGGCGAGCGTAGATACCCAATCACTTGGGGGGCGTCAATGCTAACGGGGTACGTGTCCGGTAACGGGAATTCGTGCGGTCGGGGGGCGTTCGGCGGGGCGGGTCCGCGAACAGCTTAATCCGGCGCGTTCGGTTCGGTCGATGGCAAAAGGTCGGGCTTCGCACCCGGGACGGTCCCCATGAAAATGGCAATGCGGTTGTTGGCCCCTTTTTCCGCGCTGGTGGCCGGTGGAACGGCGCTCTTACTGTTGGGCGGGTGCGGGTCGAGCGCGCCCCCGCCCGTCCCGGCGACGGTGCGCGGGAAGGTGATTCTCAACGGGCACCCGGTGGCGGGCGGGCTGGTGGTGTTCACGCCGCACCCGGAGCGCGGCGGGAGCGGGAAGTCGGCGTTCGCGGAGACCGGCGCCGACGGCTCTTACGCGCTGCAACTCAACCGCTCGAGCGCCATTCCGCCGGGCTGGTACCGCATCTCGCTGGCCCCTCCCCCACCCGCGAGCGCGAGCACGGAGGCGGAACCGGCGCCGGTGTTCCCGACGAAACTGTCGCGCCCGGACCTCTCGGGCCTGGAGCGCGAGGTGCAGGCGGGCAAGGAGCACGTGTTCGAGTTCGTGGTGGACGTGCCGAAGGAGTGAGGAACAGAAAAATGCACAGGGCTTCCGCCCTGTGCTACGAACGCCGGCCCCTCCGGGGCGGAAGACCAGAACCATCAATCGCCGTGGAGAAGCTACGGAAACCGGCCCCTCTGAGCCGAAGCCCAACGCCTTCAATGCCTTTCCGCCCTGGAGGGGCCGGCGTTCGTAGCACAGGGCGGGAGCCCTGTGCCTCCCCTCCCCTTACTCGTACCCGTAGCGCCGGATCACGTCGCCCCAGCGCTCCGTGACGAGCGCGCTCTCGGCGTCCGTCGTCCGGAACTTGTTCGTCTCGTAGTTCGCGTTCTGGCGCTGGTACTCCTCGATCCGCGGGCGCACCGCGTCGAAGTCCCCGAGGTTCAGGGTCGCGTAAACTTTCTGCAACTCGCTGACGGGGTTGCGGACCAGGTCCTCGTACCGCAGTTCCGCGAAGTGCCCCTCTTTAAAGAGGGGGCGCGCGTCTTCGAGCCGGTCGTAGATCACCCGGAACTCGCGCAGCACCTTTTCTTCAAGCCCCGTATCGGTCGGCGTTTGCAACCCGTGGCTGCGGCCCAGCGACCGCCAGAGGTTGACGGTCGAGGGGAACACCGCGCGCGGGTTGCGGACGATGTGGACGAACTTCGCGTCCGGGAACAGTTCGAGCAGCACCGGCACGCGGGCCGTGTGCGGCGGCGACTTCAGCACGAGCTGCTTGCCGGTCCGCGCGGTCACTTCCTTCAGGAACCGCACGAACACGCGCTTCCATTTCGCCAACTGCTGGGGCGAGAGGCCCGACAAATCGAGCGCGCCGGTGTCCTTCGGCACCCGGGCCGGGAACGCGAAGTCGGTGTACGTGGAGGGCACCCCCATGAGCGCCAGTGCGAACTCGTCTTCCTGCGGGCGCTCCCAGCCGAACGGCATGTTGTCCATCGGGCGCTTGTCGGGCAGCATCCACTTCCCGTAGCGCTTGAAGAATTGATTGGTGAGCAGCGCGTGGTGCGGGTTGAAACAGTCCTGCATGTCGGGGAAGCCGAACTGCGCGTCGCGAATCATCAGCTCGTGCAGGAGCGTGGTGCCGGTGCGCCAGTGGCCGATCACGAACACCGGCGGCTTCTCGATCACCGTTTCGCGCACGCGCTCGCCGTACCGGGCGTTGAGCATCCACCGGAGCGCCGCGTTCATTACGGAATTGACGGATACGATGGCCGCGATGTACCAGTACGGCGCCTGCACCGCGAACCCGTTGTCCCGCAACAGTCGCATCCAGGTGAAACAGTCCATCCCCTCCCAGACGCGCGGCGACCACTCCCGCTTCGGCGCCTTCGCCGGGGCCGGGCGCTTCGGGTCCGGGGCGCGGCCCGGTTCGGTAACGGAATCAGCAGCGCTCGCGTTCTGGGGCATCCCGGTCCTTCCTCCTCGGCGCGACGATCCGCGTGTATTCAAGTGAAGCGATTCCGCGCGCAACGACAACCGGGCTTTATTTTGAGTTCCACGTTCCAAGTTCCAGAGTTCCTAAGAACAAGTCCGCCGGGGCCTTTTTGTCACCGATTGTGGCGCCACCCGCTCGTTAAACGCGCGGTTCGCGGGGCCTTTTTGTCGCCGATCGCCGGGTAGTGTCTTGATTGTGGCGCCACCCGCTCGTTGACACTCGCGGTTCGCCTGAGCCTCGGGCGAACCGCGAGTGTCAACGAGCGGGTAGTTTTATCCGGTACTCTTTGGCCACCTCCGCGATTGTTCGGGACCGCGGTTCCGGGTAGATTCAAAGTCGAGCAATCAACCGACAGGAACAGGACGGGCCGATGTCGAAGTCGAAGCCGAACCCCGCACCCGGCGCCGAACCCCCGGCGTACACGGTCGTCGCGCGGAGGTACCGGCCGCAGCAGTTTTCCGAACTGATCGGGCAGGAGCACGTCGCCAACGCGCTCGTCAACGCGCTCAAGTCCGGGCGCGTCGCGCACGCTTACTTGTTCACGGGCGCACGCGGGGTCGGCAAAACCAGCGCCGCCCGCATCCTCGCCAAAGCCCTCAACTGCATGAAGGGCGACAAGGCCACCGCCACCCCGTGCGACGAGTGCGACAGTTGCCGCGCCGTGATGACCGGCGACGACGTGGACGTGCTGGAGATCGACGGCGCGAGCAACAACAAGGTGGAGGAGGTCCGCGACCTGCGCCAGAACGTCGGGTTCCGCCCGGCGCGCGGCCGGTACAAGATCTACATCATCGACGAAGTCCACATGCTCTCCACGTCCGCGTTCAACGCGCTGCTGAAGACGCTGGAGGAGCCGCCCGAGCACGTCAAGTTCATCCTCGCGACCACGGAAGTGCAAAAAATACCGATCACGATCCTGTCGCGGTGCCAGCGGTTCGACTTCGCGCACGTCGGGCCGACGAAAATCTTCGACCAGCTCAAGCGCATCGTCGAACGCGAGGGCCACCCGGCCGACGATGACGCGCTGCGGATCGTCGCGCGGCGCGCGGCCGGGTCCATGCGCGACTCGCAATCGCTGCTCGATCAGCTCCTCGCCTCGGCGCCAGGCAAACTCACGGCGGAGCAAGTCAGCGCCGTTCTGGGGACCGCGGCCGATCATCGCGTGATCGACCTCGCCCGCGCGATGCTCGGGGGCGACCCCAAAGGCGCGCTGGACCTCATCGCGTCGTGGGTCGAGCGCGGGCTGCAGATCGGGGAACTCGTTGACCAGCTCGTGGAATACTGGCGCGCACTGATGCTCGTGAGTTGCGGCGGAGCGGAAGTGCGCGAGCTGCCCGTTTCATCCAACCAATTTGAAGCGGTGAAGACGCAAGCCGCGAGCGTTTCTCTCGATACTATTCTTGCGGGCCTGGAAGTGTTGACCGCCACAAAAGCGCGAATGCGCGGCAGCCCCTACACGCAGGTGCTGTTGGAAATGGCGGTCGTCCGCTTGTGCCGGATCGGGGACCTCCGGTCGCTCGACCAACTGGTGCAAGCGCTGACGCAGCCGGGGGTACAATCTCCCGTGGTTGCTGCGGGGACGGGCACTCAGCCACCTGCACGGGCAGTTACAGCGCCAGCGGGTGGTGCAAACGACGCTGCAAAAAAAAACGGCCCCCTGATGGCGGCGCTGACGGCTAAAGCGGCCGAAAGCGTTTCTCCTAATGCCGCCCCGTCCACCGTTGCGCTCAGCGAAATGACCCTTCACGACGTGTGGGATCGCTTCTACCGCTACGCCGGTGAAAAGTACCCGATCCTGGCTAAACACCTTAATTATGTCAGTTCGTATGCAATTTTGGGGCCAAATTCCCTAGTAATCCGCTTCCCCCCAAGCTATAGTGAAGCACAAGTCGCATGTGCGACCGAGACCGGAGCCCTGCGGCTCACGGACGCGATGAAGCGGATCACCGGCCAGGCGATCACGCTGCGGTTCGAGCCGGACCGGGCGAACGGCGCCCGGCCGCTGGTCGGGGACACGCAACCGTCGACCGCGTCGCGCGGGGACGTGAAGCAGTTGCTCCCCTCGCTCCCGATGTTCAAGAAGGTGTTCAACGTTTTCGGCGGGCAGATCCGGCAGGTGGACGACGACTTCAACCCCTTTGCCCCGCCGAAGCCGGTCGAGACCAAAGACAAAGACGAGACCGATACCGACGAAGGGTGACGCCATGTTCAAGGGCCTCGGATCGATGCTGAGCCTCCTGGGGAACCAGGGCAAAATTCAGGAAGAGATTCAGAAGTTCCAGGCCCAGGTGGGGCAGATCACCGCGGAGGCGTCGTCCGGCGCCGGGTACGTGACCGCGAAAGTGAACGGGCGCATGGAAGTGCTCAGCGTCCGCATCTCGGACGACGCGCTGAAACTCAACGACCGCGAGATGCTCGAGGACCTCGTGACCGCGGCCGTGAACCAGGCGCTCACGAAGGTGCGCGCCCAGCTCGCCGAAGAGAGCGCGAAGATGGCCGCGAACATCGGGCTCCCCCCCGGGATGCTCGGGGGCGGCGGGTTCCCCGGCATGGGCTGAGATGTGGCCGTGTTTAGAGGTGTGGCTTGTGTTTTTGCCCTCTCCCCTTGCGGGAGAGGGTGGTGAGGCTTTGCGAACCGGGTGAGGGGTAACCTCCTGCATCAGGAAGCAACCCCTCACCCCGCCGCGAAGCGCGGCGACCCTCTCCCGCAAGGGGAGAGGGCAAAAAACACCCCGGCCCGCGAGAAGGCGGCTGCAAGGGGAGAGGGCGAAACCCGAAGAGGGCCGGTGAGCGGAAGATGAGGCCGACGCCCTGACCTGTGCCACTGCCCCCGCGATCACGACACCCCGGAGGCCCGTTCATGCTCGCGTTCATTGTCACGCTCCGCAGCGGCCGGCGCTACACGATCCAGGCCGAGGAGCTGCGGTCCAGTTCCGACAGCTACATCGAGCTGCTCGGGCCGTCGACGGCGGTGGCGCTCCCGGGGGTCGTGGCGCTCTTCGACCGGGCCGACGTCGTGTCGGTCGTGGCGCGCGAGCACCTCGTGTCCGAGGAACCGGGCGACGCGATTCCCCACACGGTCACCCGGGCCGACCCGATCCCGTTCTAACATCGTGACAGAACCCGGGGCGCGAGCGCCCGAAGGAGATGGCGGACGTGTCCGAACCGGCAGGCGTGATCGCGGGGCTGCTCGAGGAGCTGACCAAGCTCCCCGGCATCGGTCCCAAAAGTGCCGAGCGCATCGCGCACTTTTTACTCGCGGGCGACCGCCGGCACGCGGTCGAACTCGCTCAGGCGCTGCAGGCCGTCGCGGACCGCGTGCGCCCGTGTAGCGAGTGCTTCAACCTGACCGACGGGACGTTGTGCCCGATTTGTGGAGACCCGAAGCGCGACGCGGGGTTGTTGTGTGTAGTGGAAACGCCGCGCGACGTGAACTCGTTCGAGCGCGCCGGTAACTTTCGCGGGCTGTACCACGTCCTGGGCGGGCGCCTGGCCCCGCTTGATGGGATGGGGCCGGACCGGTTGACCTTCAGTGCGCTGGTGGCGCGCGTGACACGCGGCGGGGTGCGCGAGGTGATTCTCGCGACCAGCCCGACGCTCGAGGGCGACGGCACGGCACTGTTCGCGTCCACGGTTCTGGCGCCGACCGGGGTGCCCGTCACGCGATTGGCACGGGGATTGCCTAGCGGTAGTTCTCTGGAACTCGCGAACGCACAAATGCTGGCCGAGGCACTCGACGGGCGCCGAACGTTTTAAGCAGCCCGGTGCGCAAACTGGCGCACCGGAGGCGCCCCGATGAAAACGTGCTCCCGCAAGCGCCGAACGTGAATCCGGTATCCGTGAATACGCACGGGTTAGTTGGTAGATTCGGGCCGAGAGGATTTGGCACGCACGATGGTGCCCCGCGTGTGACCCACGCACGATTCTTGAGAGGGAACCGATGAGCGGTCTTGGAATGAGAATGGATCTCCGCGTCCGTCAGGACCTGCGCCAGGTCCTGGCCCCGCGCATGATCCAGTCGATGGAAATTCTCCAGTTGTCCATCACGGACCTCCAAGCGAAGATTGATGAGGCGCTCCAGGAAAACCCGTTCCTGGAACTGAAGGAGAAGCTCGGCGAAGTGGACGAGGTGGCGCCGGACTTCAACCCGGACGCGCCGCTGAAGCACGACGAAACGGGCGACCTGGAGTTCAGCCGGCTGGAGGAGCTCAACCGCGACTGGGACGACCACTTCAACGAGGAGCACCGCGGGAGCCGGGCGTCGATGGAGGAGGACGGCGACCGGAAGCTCGAAGCGATGGCGAACATGCCCGATCGCGCCCCGTCGCTGCAGGACTACCTCGCGGACCAGATCGGCGAACTGGAAATCGACGAAGAGGAGCGGGGCCTCGCGCGCCACATCTGCAGCTTCGTGGACCGCACCGGGTACCTCGGTGCCCGGCTCAAGGTCCGCAAGGGCAAGGAGCGCGAGGAGCCGGACGACGAGGACAAGGACAAGCCCCGGAAGAAGAAGCCCGACGACGAGAACGACGAGGAACTGTACAGCGACGTGTTCCGCACCGTGCCATTGAGCGAAATTGCCTCGCTCTACGACGGACAGGTGACCGCCGATGACGTCGAGGACACGCTCGTCCACATCGTGCAGAAGCTCGACCCGCCCGGCGTCGCGGCCCGCGACCTCAAAGAGTGCCTGCTCCTCCAGATCCCGCCGGACTCGCCGCTGGCCGACGCGATGCGCGTCATCGTCCGCGACCACCTCGAGGACGTCGGCGCCAACCGCATCCCGGTGATCCAGAGGGCCACGCGGTACGAGCTCTCGACCATTCAGGACACGATCGCGGCGATCCAGCACCTGGACCCGAAGCCGGGGCTCAAGTTCTCCGATTCCGGCACGCGGTACGTGATGCCCGACGTGGTGGTGGAGCGCGCCGACGACAGCGAGTACACGGTGCGCCTCACCGACGAGTGGGTGCCGCGCATCCGCGTGAGCAAGCGCATCGTCGATCTGTGCAAGCGCCAGGACCTGGCCGAGAGCGTGAAGGAGGAGCTGCGCAAGAAGCTCCAATCGGCCGACTGGCTCGTGAAGGCCGTGGAGCAGCGCCGCAACACGCTGCTCAAGGTGACGAAGGCGATCATCGACCACCAGCGCTCGTTCCTGGACTACGGCCCCGAGCACATCCACCCGCTGAAGATGCAGCAGATCGCCGACCTGGTGAAGGTCCACGTGACGACCGTGAGCCGGGCCGTGGACGACAAGTGGGTGCAGACCCCGCGCGGCGTGTTCCCGCTGAAGCGGTTCTTCGGGGGCGGCAAGGCCAACAACCAGACCGGCGAGGACGTGGCCTACGAGGTGATGAAGCAGAAGCTCCTCGAGCTCGTGTCCAACGAGGACAAGGCGAACCCGCTCTCGGACGAGGAACTGGTTACCCAACTGAAGGCCGACGGGTACCCGGTGGCGCGCCGCACCGTGACCAAGTACCGCAAGATGCTGAACATCCCGAGCAGCCGCCAGCGCAAGGACTGGTCGCTCTCGCCGACGACCACGTGAGCGCGAGCGCGCGAGACCCTTTGCTTCCGACCCCGGTCCGCGGAACGCTCCGCAGGCCGGGGTCGTTTTTTGTCCCTCCCCCGATGCTGGTGTTTTTTGCCCTCTCCCCTTGCGGGAGAGGGTCGCCGCGCTTCGCGGCGGGGTGAGGGGTTGCTTCCAGATTCAGGGAGAACCCCTCACCCGGTTCGCAAAGCCTCACCACCCTCTCCCGCAAGGGGAGAGGGCAAAACCCGAAGACCACCGCGCAATAACGTGCGGCCGCGGTATCGGTCATGCTGGGAGCGAGAGGGTGACCAATGACCGAATCTGAGTGGCTGATGTGCGATGATCCGCGGCACGTGCTGGAATTGGATGACATTGAGATGAGCGAGCGAAAGTTAAGATTGTTTGCCGTGGCATGCTGCCGCCGGATCTGGGGATTTGCGAGCGACGAGCGGAGCAAAGGCGCGGTTGAGGTGGCTGAGAGCTTTGCGGAAGGTGTAGTAACCCAGGAGCAGCTCATCGAAGCGGCTAATAATGCCTGGGACGCTTCTGAGGAGGCTCTCGGGACGAAGGCCGCTGATCTTACTCATGGCTTTGCTGCGGCTGCGACTTCTGATGATTTCTTCGGCCCAGCGCTCGTAGCCGCCGGGACGTCTTCTCACTATGCCACGAATGCGATCGCTACTCTCACCGTAGCCGATGGGCCATCCGATGACGCATGGCGGTCGGCGAAAACAATAGAGGCAGCGGCACAGTCTGTCTTGCTCCGTGATATCTTCGGCAATCCCTTCCGCTCTGTGCCCTTCTCCCCCGCGTGGCGCACCTCAACGGCCGTCGCACTGGCGGCGCAGATGTACGAGTCGCGTGACTTCGGCGCGATGCCCATTCTGGCCGACGCGCTCCAGGACGCGGGGTGTGACAGCGCCGACATCCTGGAGCACTGTCGCGACGCGAGCGCACCGCACGTGCGGGGGTGCTGGGTCGTCGACCTCGTGTTGGGCAAGGAGTAGGTGCGCACGGGGTTCCCAGGGTGCGCCCGCGTTGCGGTCGACCCTGGGCTGAGTAATCTAACCCCTTCGGGGTAGAAATCCGGCCACGGGACATTGATGATGCGCCATTTCCCCGGACGTGCGGCCCCGGGGTGATTTTGGTTTGTACCCCGAAGGGGTTGTACATCTCAGCCCAGGGTCGACCGCAACGCGGGCGCACCCTGGGCCCCCCGCGCGCACCCCGGGAACAAACAGGCGGCACCCCGGGATCTCCATGCGCACCCCGGGAAGCCCGTGCGCACCTCGGGGAACAGCGCGGGCGCGACGGCACCTCATGGGGGAACCGATGACCGAAGCCGAATGGCGGACCGGCGACAACCCGGAGGTTCTGTTCCAACTGCTCCGGGGAAGAACCAGCGACCGGAAGTCGTACCTTTTTGCCGCCGAGTGCTTCTGGCGCCTCAGCCGCATGATCCCCAGCCCCCGGCAACGCGAGGCCCTGGCCGTGCTGGAGAAATGGGCGGAGGGGACCGCGACCCCGGCGGAGCGGGCCGCAGCCGCGAAGGGCGTGCGCTTCGGGTGCTACGAGTTCCTGTCCCGGATCGCGATCGAAGGCCCGGCGTCGGGGGACGATCCGCACTTCGTCGGGCTGATGCTGTACCGAGAGTTAGTCCGTTCCTCACCGGCCGTTCACGCCCTGAGCGCGTCGGCGGGTGTGGTCGATCGGTTGGAGGAGCAGGTCCGGCAATCGGAACTGGTGCGCGAGATCTTCGGCAATCCCTTTCGCCCTGTGGCTTTCTCTTCCGAGTGGCGCACCTCCACCGCCGTGGCGCTCGCGGCGCAGATGTACGAGGCGCGCGAGTTCGGCGCGATGCCCATTCTCGCGGACGCGCTCCAGGACGCGGGCTGCGACAGCGCCGATATCCTCGACCACTGCCGCGACGCGAGCGCGCCCCACGTGCGCGGGTGCTGGGTCGTGGACCTGGTGCTCGGGAAAGAGTAGTTTCGCGGAAGAGCGTTTCACCGCAGAGGGCGCGGAGAGCGCGGAGGAAAGGCAAGAACGGTTCAATTCTTGTTCGTCTCTTTTTCTCCGCGCGCTCTCGTGCCCTCTGCGGTGAAATCCTCTTCACTCACCCTCAGCCGAACAGCGCGGCAATCGACCCGGCCGCGCGGAGCACCCCGCCGGTCACCGCGGAGATCTGCTCGACCGCGCCCACCCAGCGGCCCACGCGCTCCTTGCTCGGGTCCGGCTTGGCCATCTCCTTCTCGATCTTCTCCACAGTCTCCTGCGCCTCTTTGTGGTCGTCCGGGTCCAGCTTCTCCGAGGCGAGTTGCGCCAGCGCCGCCTTCACGATCTCCTTCAGCTCCTCGCCCGATGTCGCGCTCGGCGGCAACTGCTGGCGGATGGTGGTGATGATCTGCTCGGCCGTCACGCTCGCCCCGCGCCCGATCGCGCTGCCGCTGACGTTGCCCGTGATGTTGATCTTGTCGCCCATGTTGCTCTCCTGATGAGGTTGATGAATGTCCCGGGCCTTGTAAATCTCGGCGTTCCCGTGAATGTGGTACACGTCACCACCGTCGGGCGCCAGGTTCCGGGGTTCGTCCCGCTTCGCACGCTTGCGGGCGCTCGCACGCAGGCGCTGGAGGAGCGGTTCCGGTCCCACTCCGGCGAGCAGTTCTCGCACGCTGAACAGGACGCTCGTGCCCGGGCACGGCACCCGGGGCACGTTCGTGCGCTCGCAGGTTTCCAGGAACTCGAAGTCGAACGCGGCGCCGGGCGCGCCCGGGATTTCCACCGGGATCCTGGCGAACACGTCCGCGCCCGGGGCCAGTTTGTTCAGGTCGTGGACCGCGGCGAAGTGCTCGCGCACCACGGCCAGGGCGCTGCGGCGCACCAGCTCGGGGCCGCGCACGGTGATCTCGAGCCGGCGCTCGTGGGGCTCCATCTTTACGAGCACCTCGCACCCCTGGATGCCGAGCACGACCCCGTTGAGCCACGCGATCCGCGGGCGCGTCAGGTGCCGGTGCGCGAACACGACGAACCGGGGCAGGAGCCCGCGCGCCGGGGGGTGCCGGTACTCGTAGCGGAACCGGAGCAGCCCGGGCGCGTCCCACCCCGGGAGCGCGGGTTCGGCGACGTGGAACTGGTTCGGCACCAGGTAGTGGTCCGCGGGCGCCGGGAGCCGGAAGCTGAGCCCGAACCGCTCCA
The Gemmata palustris DNA segment above includes these coding regions:
- a CDS encoding UDP-3-O-acyl-N-acetylglucosamine deacetylase, which codes for MRVIGYRHQRTLAAPVSVGGVGFITGARVRLRFLPAAPDTGLVFRRTDLPDVPTVPARAARVSGTQRRTTLGPQHTSITLVEHVLAALSGLRVDNCVVELDGAEPPGLDGSAAGFVAALTGAGIVTQRTRRAIYGVTKPVVVRTPGATLGLHPADGPELRISYRLDYGPGTTIVPQTHTLAVTPETFARDLAACRTFLTEAEAHGLRAQGVGRHLTGADLLVFGPRGPIENAVRFADEPARHKILDLIGDLALCGFDLAGHLVAYRSGHSLNVELARQLACAVGAGAEAESKSRKVAGRKVVKPASRAA
- a CDS encoding YbaB/EbfC family nucleoid-associated protein encodes the protein MFKGLGSMLSLLGNQGKIQEEIQKFQAQVGQITAEASSGAGYVTAKVNGRMEVLSVRISDDALKLNDREMLEDLVTAAVNQALTKVRAQLAEESAKMAANIGLPPGMLGGGGFPGMG
- the dnaX gene encoding DNA polymerase III subunit gamma/tau; protein product: MSKSKPNPAPGAEPPAYTVVARRYRPQQFSELIGQEHVANALVNALKSGRVAHAYLFTGARGVGKTSAARILAKALNCMKGDKATATPCDECDSCRAVMTGDDVDVLEIDGASNNKVEEVRDLRQNVGFRPARGRYKIYIIDEVHMLSTSAFNALLKTLEEPPEHVKFILATTEVQKIPITILSRCQRFDFAHVGPTKIFDQLKRIVEREGHPADDDALRIVARRAAGSMRDSQSLLDQLLASAPGKLTAEQVSAVLGTAADHRVIDLARAMLGGDPKGALDLIASWVERGLQIGELVDQLVEYWRALMLVSCGGAEVRELPVSSNQFEAVKTQAASVSLDTILAGLEVLTATKARMRGSPYTQVLLEMAVVRLCRIGDLRSLDQLVQALTQPGVQSPVVAAGTGTQPPARAVTAPAGGANDAAKKNGPLMAALTAKAAESVSPNAAPSTVALSEMTLHDVWDRFYRYAGEKYPILAKHLNYVSSYAILGPNSLVIRFPPSYSEAQVACATETGALRLTDAMKRITGQAITLRFEPDRANGARPLVGDTQPSTASRGDVKQLLPSLPMFKKVFNVFGGQIRQVDDDFNPFAPPKPVETKDKDETDTDEG
- the rpoN gene encoding RNA polymerase factor sigma-54 encodes the protein MDLRVRQDLRQVLAPRMIQSMEILQLSITDLQAKIDEALQENPFLELKEKLGEVDEVAPDFNPDAPLKHDETGDLEFSRLEELNRDWDDHFNEEHRGSRASMEEDGDRKLEAMANMPDRAPSLQDYLADQIGELEIDEEERGLARHICSFVDRTGYLGARLKVRKGKEREEPDDEDKDKPRKKKPDDENDEELYSDVFRTVPLSEIASLYDGQVTADDVEDTLVHIVQKLDPPGVAARDLKECLLLQIPPDSPLADAMRVIVRDHLEDVGANRIPVIQRATRYELSTIQDTIAAIQHLDPKPGLKFSDSGTRYVMPDVVVERADDSEYTVRLTDEWVPRIRVSKRIVDLCKRQDLAESVKEELRKKLQSADWLVKAVEQRRNTLLKVTKAIIDHQRSFLDYGPEHIHPLKMQQIADLVKVHVTTVSRAVDDKWVQTPRGVFPLKRFFGGGKANNQTGEDVAYEVMKQKLLELVSNEDKANPLSDEELVTQLKADGYPVARRTVTKYRKMLNIPSSRQRKDWSLSPTTT
- the recR gene encoding recombination mediator RecR produces the protein MADVSEPAGVIAGLLEELTKLPGIGPKSAERIAHFLLAGDRRHAVELAQALQAVADRVRPCSECFNLTDGTLCPICGDPKRDAGLLCVVETPRDVNSFERAGNFRGLYHVLGGRLAPLDGMGPDRLTFSALVARVTRGGVREVILATSPTLEGDGTALFASTVLAPTGVPVTRLARGLPSGSSLELANAQMLAEALDGRRTF
- a CDS encoding sulfotransferase family protein, whose translation is MPQNASAADSVTEPGRAPDPKRPAPAKAPKREWSPRVWEGMDCFTWMRLLRDNGFAVQAPYWYIAAIVSVNSVMNAALRWMLNARYGERVRETVIEKPPVFVIGHWRTGTTLLHELMIRDAQFGFPDMQDCFNPHHALLTNQFFKRYGKWMLPDKRPMDNMPFGWERPQEDEFALALMGVPSTYTDFAFPARVPKDTGALDLSGLSPQQLAKWKRVFVRFLKEVTARTGKQLVLKSPPHTARVPVLLELFPDAKFVHIVRNPRAVFPSTVNLWRSLGRSHGLQTPTDTGLEEKVLREFRVIYDRLEDARPLFKEGHFAELRYEDLVRNPVSELQKVYATLNLGDFDAVRPRIEEYQRQNANYETNKFRTTDAESALVTERWGDVIRRYGYE
- a CDS encoding OmpH family outer membrane protein, encoding MNRTFMFLSAALGIAGVVYLTSASHAQPPAGGAPAPGGAPAAPATRPTIAVFNMAGVMRDFGQAKYQVHLLNQKKGELSKYLLNLRGEYLGHQKDLTANPNHPEKEAKAQRMLALQRAIEDEDRKINKTLNDEASKIISELYDKIKTVVDKTAEMNGYHIVFAYPDAVSSEELNSPYIKELKLKPPAAQPFYVAPHADITGVVVKTLNVWYQPTDAQGKPVDVSKLVTDPAASAPSTGGPPPVGGAPAGSGALPVPGKP